A DNA window from Propionispora vibrioides contains the following coding sequences:
- the def gene encoding peptide deformylase produces MAILDIKKAGDEVLKQHAEPVVKIDRKIKQLLDNMADTMYSADGVGLAAPQVGISLRVIIVDIGEGLVELINPVIISHEDLEVGTEGCLSIPGVFGEVERYAKVTVEGLNRHGKTVTITGNGFFARALQHEIDHLEGVLFIERAKTIYKGQK; encoded by the coding sequence ATGGCAATATTGGATATAAAAAAAGCCGGCGACGAAGTGTTGAAACAACATGCGGAACCGGTTGTTAAAATAGATCGTAAGATTAAACAATTGCTGGATAATATGGCGGATACCATGTATTCGGCCGATGGGGTTGGCCTGGCAGCGCCGCAGGTGGGCATATCACTCAGAGTTATTATTGTCGACATTGGCGAAGGTTTGGTCGAACTGATCAATCCGGTTATTATCAGTCACGAGGATCTGGAGGTTGGCACTGAAGGCTGTTTAAGTATTCCCGGGGTATTTGGCGAAGTGGAACGTTATGCCAAGGTTACTGTGGAGGGACTCAACCGTCATGGCAAGACTGTTACCATTACAGGGAACGGTTTTTTTGCCAGAGCATTGCAGCATGAAATTGATCATCTGGAAGGCGTGCTGTTTATTGAACGGGCAAAGACCATTTATAAGGGGCAAAAGTGA